Below is a genomic region from Pleuronectes platessa chromosome 18, fPlePla1.1, whole genome shotgun sequence.
CTGTGAACATCACGTTGTTAATGAGATTTATTGTCTTTCTCCCACAGAAGACTCAGTCTAATGGGAAGCCAGTGACTGTCGCTCAGGAGGAGGTCAAAGTGACTGAGGTGGTTCCCAAGCAGGCCCCCAAGATCAAAACGGGGAAGGTGTGTTTAACATTCTGTTGCCGAAAATCAGTGCAgccaaaataattgtttttccttttccagtCTTTCCGAGTTGTCCTAATATCTTATGAAACAATTCGGTCATTGTTGTTATATTACTAAAGCCCCTCTGTCGGTACCCAAccactttatttattgtctttgtCCACAGGTTGTTGAGGTGCAGGCCCCTGTGCAGGTgaaaaagaacaagaagaaacTGAAGACGGAGGTGAAACCAGTTCAGCATGTGTCTAAAAATTATTCAAAGGAGCCCGAGGATGGTAAGAATCAACGGTTGTAGGGGAAATTTCACAACTTCTCATTTTGAAACTGACTGCTCAGCTATATCCTGTTTACGCCCATTCATGTTCTCACTATTTCCAGGAAACTTGAACTCTCCAGTTTTGTTTTACTCACAACAAGAATCATCCACGTTAGCTGTTGTTGCTAGTCTCCTTGTGCATCaactataaaaaaatatgtatttttcagtCACTTGCATGAAACCAAGACGTCTAaccctttgttgttgttgttttgtctgtcaCCCAGGTGCATGGGAGACCAAAGTCAGTAACCgtgagaagaagcagcagcgcAGGAAGGACAAAGGCCCTGAGGACTCTGGGAGCTCAGGAGGTGTCGAGGTCCCCAAATCCCATGTGACAACAACTGCAGCCACAGCCCCCACCAACAGCAAGAAGCACAGAGGAAACCATGGTATTCATCTAACAAACCATTACTGTGTGTGTAGATGGTAGAAATTggggttttgttttatatacGAGTCCAGAGAAATAATCGAAAGTTTGAGTCTGTTTCAAatgttgtttaatttaaaaggcctaataaaaatgttttattttaaatattgatattttcaCTCAtagtcaaaataaacaataatctgGTTTTGTTGATTATCACTCAAGCAATTTCCGTTTTTTCCGCTTTGTTTCAGAGTCGCTGCCTCCAAGAACCAGTGGAAAGGTGGATACAGCCAGTGGAGCTGGTAAAGGTATTCTCCTTTTCCctgactttttattttcctgagttaagttttattaatgttttaaaataatttttagaTTGTTGATACTGTACCAAACTGCCCTAGTCTGACTCTGTGTCTTCCTTTATGCCTGCCACCTCAGTGTCCTCCAGCTGGCGAGAGGAGCCTTCAGTTAACGGCGTAGGATGGACCGACAGTTCTCTGAAGATTCAGAGTCAGATGGGTGCCATGGATGGAGCCAAGTGGAGGAACGTTCCCTCGGCTCCGCATTACCGGGGCCCGGCTGAGCCCCAGCGCTGGACACAGGAAGCACAAGGTAGCACATGGGCCGAACTTACCTGCATTTCAATTATAAACAGTAACTGCAGCATCAGAGGCAAACAAGCGTAAGAGcattgagttttattttttactgttcTGGCTTTTCTCAGAATGCTGGCTTTAAAATGTAAGTGTGGCTGTAAAGATGAACGAGTCAACATGCTACAGCTAAACAATAAAATGCTCCCACTTCtactgctgaaataaaaaatggggAACGAAACTGAGGTCAGAATATCCTGCCCCACTGAGCCGTTTGATGGTAGTGGTATTAAAAAAGAGAGCAGCTGAGTAGACGTTATATGGATAAGTTCATCATTCTTgtccaaacatttaaaaaaacaatatatcatATAAAACCAATACATCTTGACTGTATTccacatatattttattctgtgtttctgtgccagCAGCATGGAGTGGCATTGATGGCCGGATAAAGACTGAACTCAACCCCGGGTCCTTCTCCATGGGGAGACTCAACACCTCAGGTTTGTTTTGTGATTAACTGCCAGCTCTATCATCTGatcagtgtttatttttcttttctattttcagTCGTAGTTGCTTTAATGTTTTTACCTCACCCGTGTCTTTCTTAGACCCGATATCCAATTCAATTGAGATGCAGTGGGCGAGCACCCCAACGATTGATGATGAATGGTCTGGTCACAGTAAGTGTTTCAAAAGCCCATCCATGTATTGTTGACCAAACCCTCTTCAACAATTACCTTGATTTGAATAACATCTTGTTAATtgctttaatgttttttttttttttagatgggCAGGCAGCAGCTGACTCCGCCTCTGACTGGAGTGCCCCAGCAGAGCACTGGGGCAACTATGAAGAGCCTCCTGTGTTGGTGACAGCAGCCGCTCCCCTGAAGGAACAGCCTGCCCCCAACAAGGTCTTGCTCTATGTTCAGGGCCTCCACGTCCCTTTTTATTAAAACTCTCACTAATCGTGGCCTAAAGCTCTTGAAGACATGTGACAGGCTTTAGAAATAGCATTTTAGTGTTAATCCCTAATGCACCTCTTGCTTGATTCATCTGCTCTGGCCATTTTCTCTGACTATAACTTAAAGATATTGTTTTTCAAttgaaaatatttgaatgtgATTTTATCTGGGCAGGTATCCGAGGATGAGAAGGATGCCGAGGATTCCTCTGGTGGAGCAGCAAAgtccaagaagaagaggaaaaagaagaagaaggcagaTGAGGAGGCTGCATCCGAGGCTCAGGCAAGACAACAAAACCTCTAGCTCTCAGATTAATATGTGGGAGTAGAGTATAAATTGTTGCACTGTAGACGTTTACCCTTTTTTAATGGGAATGTCATTTCATCTGTTTGGTTATAGGTGGTGAGCACAGCACCCCTGGTCAACGCAGCGCCCAAACCCCAGGAGCTTCCTGTGATGGCCTCCAAAAAGCCGAATCCCAGCATATCTTCCGCTCAGAGTAGGTTTCAACAGTTCTGAGTCtgaatctgtgttttctcactTTGCAGTAAAACACCATAAAGGGAGGAAATGTTCCACCCCTTTATTTGGAGATGGATCTAAATATAACTTGaatttttactttgacttttcagAGATGTCCGAGCAAATCGTGGAGCCTCCGAAACCTTCGCAGAAGAAAAAAGTCAGACGAGAAACATGAATTCACATCACAGGTTCCAACTAAACATATGCAAACGATTGTTATTAAATATATCACATGCAATAATTTCTAGGTACAGAGTTAGTTTCTGAGCTACATTAACAGTTTACCAGTGACctgaacaaaacagaaaataaacagtaGATATCACCTGCTTGGGTAAATGTAGTGATGAAATCTGGTCCTGTGGACTGAAATCTTAACTAATTTGCACTATTtgctacactgcagccagagTGGAGTTTCAGGACAGCTAGACCCGCAGTGTAGGTACATGTTTATGTAGTTGTTCTTTTAATGGCATCTAAAGGGTTTGGTTATCATTGTTGATCCCAAAAAAccgacatgtttttcttttaattattattttaaagagAACCATCAATTTTAATTCCCCATGAGttgcactttgtttttgttattcgTGTTTCTGCCCGTATATCAAATTACTGAAATGTGTTCATCAGATAGAGTCTCAGTTCCGTCTAAAAGGGTTAGTTTGGAGTTTTCAGAGGCTTATTGAAATACAACGTTTACATGATTGTACATATATTGACAGTTATCGGTCGCTGTAATTATGCCTCCTACTCATTCTTGCCAGGATGTTACACCATCACAGAGAAAATATGAGACACACTCGTCTTTTCTGTACAAAAATGCATTTCTCCATTTACCCAAAGCTAATATGAGGTTTCAGCTAAGTTACCATGAGACAAATTCATGTGTTTTCCTGGCTGAGCTTTGGCAGAGGGATTCTTCCTGGTTGTTGCATGTTGGTTTGTTGTCACGACAACATACATGTAAAAAGAAATGTGATCATATGGTTGTTCATACACTGCTGGGGGCCTCCTTTCAGTTTTGGCTGAACTTTACAGCACTTAGACTATTTACTTGTTGGCTCTCAAAAGTATTGCTACACGACTTGTATGAAGAAGTCATTTTTACAGCTATCCCTAACACTTCCTATGTACACACGATGACGATTGGAATACATCCAAACTTGAcctttaaattattttcattgATATCTATTAATTACAAATTATCAACTGTTTGCTGTTTAGTTTGTAAAAGCTCCTACATGAAGAATGGCAGCTGTGGACCAGTTGAATTCAGTGTCAGTCACAGTGGTAGGAAGGAAAAAACCATCTTGGCCATAGAAAAATCTACACAATCACTCCTAAAGGGTAATAATTTGATCCAAACACTTATAATTTTAccaaactgtggtaaaataCACTTCTGCCTCTTTAGGTAGAGGGATAGCAAAGGCACTGGCTGCATATTTAaccatattatatttaaactgtGATTAAAAAATTCTGAAAAAGTAAAAATTCATCAGATAATTTAACTTAATTTGTAAAACTGATTCTGATTTGGCACTAGGACTGTTCAGGCGAGAGCACAGTAACTGATGAGAACCACTAGGAGGCAGCGTAACGTTGAGGAATAGTGTGATGATCCCAGGAAAGCAGTAGCACTATTGAGAATTGTCCCTTTACTTTTACCACTCTCAGCTTGTCCGTCCTCATCTGACGAGACTGGGCGTTGATTTTTCTAGAGCTTGAACCCACGTtcctgcactctctctctctctcgatcgctctctctctctctctctcttctgtttttttagAGATACTATCTTCCGTTTTTTTGTGCTAGAATAAGCCATGCCATATGTACAGATTGTAAGGGCTTTTTCCAGGTCTGTGATTTGCACTGTGCAAAAGGCTGCATTGATTTCCTTTTGATGTCAATGGATTGTTTTTACTACCTTTTTCTGTGGAATGTGAAACTTGTAACTTTTGTTTCTTGATGTAAATTGAGAATGAAAACATACATGGAGATATGGTATGGAGCAGCTTTAATTCCACATGGCAGTTGGACTtaggaaacacacactcatacaaacacacacaattacacacatacaaaaggaATTTCCAGTAATTCCATTGCCTTAATCTGTAGATGTTTAACATTTgcgtcctttttttaaatagtttccaTCTAATTGCAAGTTTTGATGTAAGGAGTAATTTCATCGTGCATGACTTTGATAATAGTACTTCtgtacatgaaaataaatgaatgatctCTTGCTTTAACTATTGATACTTGGTCCTGGAATAGTTTACCACTtaatgtatatactgtaatagCTTTCTCAAAGGAGACAAATTGCAGCTTTTCTGTTGGAGTCTGTTGTTGGTAGGGAGAGCGCCTCAGCTGGCCGTGGTACATCATTGTTTGTAGACCAGATAGagcaaaattattattttggtgTGGCTTCaggcatcttttattttttttggatTGATTTTTACAGATTATTAAAAATGATCCAATCAATGTATTTATAAACTTGTCTTTTTTTGTGAATGATTTTGTTAAATGAGGAGAAACAAATGATATTTCTATGTTTGTTtggtaaaaatgaaaaataaatcagaaatgCTTGATATCACTTTGTCATAAGTTTGTACTTCTTGTTTCTCAGGGACCGAAGCATGAATCTGCAGAATAGATAATGGATTGATTACATAAAATGtagaaaacagttatttttgctgtggggattttttttttcaggcttCTCAgagcattttaatttaattactcCATTCCAATATTTATTGAAtgtctactgatgcatgttgaaatgatttaattcttcgctttgggtttttaagctATATGGTGTAAatagagacagtttctctgtttgagaaagaaattctcttcttctaatattaatggtttatctaaattcttctaatagacctgtagtttatctacttgacggttaGTTATGTAAGAGGTAGGTCTTTTTAACagctaatttgtttttaatacacaagtatccaccatcgctacaactgtgtacccatcatccatattgCATGTGTATGACTTTGAAGGAAGACTTGTcacctgtgtgtttgcatgtaatACCCGTTTGGAATTCAATCTATAGGTCTATCAAACCATTATATAGGCTTTACAGGACATATGCACATATTCCCTTTTTAAGGATAGGTGGAATTAGGATCAGTTTAATAACTGTAAACTGAACTACTTTATAAGACTGccatcatttgaaaatatgcacagTTATCCCCAGGATGACgagacatagtgttgctttCAGTTGTTCTATTAGCAGAATTCACCACAACCTACACTGATATGAAGCTGTGCTGTCTACCTGTCCGCTGACAAACTGATCCTGAATCTGTGATTAATACCATGAGGAAACACTATAGCCTATGATGTGAGGCAAATCTGTGTCAGCAGCCAGGCCCGAGCTCGGCCCCGGTCGCAGTGACCCATCCCGAGGCCAAACCACTGCCCCAGTCAATATGGCGGGGCAGACGCATGGCAAACTCAACAGCGCCTGACCTCCttcgcctcctctctctctctccatcccttaTCTCTCAGTTCATTTTGGATTTACCAGCTTTTAATCTCTCACAATCTCTGGCTCCCTCTCCTTTCAGCCTTACTTCAGAGggatatcatttttttttggtttcattGCTCATGGATCACCTCGCTTGTTGTTTGTTCTCTCATGAGTGCATGAAAGGCAGATGTAATAATGATGAAGGTCACTCTGTAATGGAAGGCCCTGTGGTCACTCAAAGCCTTGCTATGAAAAAACCCACATAATCCCTGACAGTCACGTCCTTAATCAAGTCAATGAAGCGCGGTGACGTTACACGGCCCAACTGACATATCTCTGCAGCCAAACGCCGGGTGTGGGATTTATGTTTCTCCAGCAGGTCTGGGAAAAAAGGATTATGGGGCTTTGAACTTCCGGTCATTATGTCAGATCCCTCCGaaatatttacacaaatatTTCTATCTGATCATTTAAATGTTCTGTGTACCTGCTGAATGGGAAATCATTAAGGCCGGAAGGATGCATCATAGGTTGGAGGTCTGTTCTTCGAATTGCATTTAAAAAGGTGGCAGGCTGCTCACTGCTAAGTCATGGCAGTGGAGGAAAATCCCCTAATGTGACGATGATGCTGTCCACAGACCAGAGCTTAGAGCTGTGGTCACTGGCCCATCTGTCAGGCCGGGGGCGGGTTGTGTATGCTGACAGAAAGATGGCTTCTGGTTCTAACgctgcagtgaaacacacaTCAATCGTGTCAACATGTAAACACCGGATCTGCGGAAATAATGAAGGTCG
It encodes:
- the mtdha gene encoding metadherin a isoform X1, producing MAGDLRGFALEKAEMLSGRLKELLSSGQGYVQAQLGVDLGLKPELYPTWVVLSTAAAGLLLLLALSWAAVCGRALSGKKRGAPVTQAEPVKADVAVAAKPEEPKKRNKKKPAERAPQAAVTSCRVTKTQSNGKPVTVAQEEVKVTEVVPKQAPKIKTGKVVEVQAPVQVKKNKKKLKTEVKPVQHVSKNYSKEPEDGAWETKVSNREKKQQRRKDKGPEDSGSSGGVEVPKSHVTTTAATAPTNSKKHRGNHESLPPRTSGKVDTASGAGKVSSSWREEPSVNGVGWTDSSLKIQSQMGAMDGAKWRNVPSAPHYRGPAEPQRWTQEAQAAWSGIDGRIKTELNPGSFSMGRLNTSDPISNSIEMQWASTPTIDDEWSGHNGQAAADSASDWSAPAEHWGNYEEPPVLVTAAAPLKEQPAPNKVSEDEKDAEDSSGGAAKSKKKRKKKKKADEEAASEAQVVSTAPLVNAAPKPQELPVMASKKPNPSISSAQKMSEQIVEPPKPSQKKKVRRET
- the mtdha gene encoding metadherin a isoform X2 — translated: MAGDLRGFALEKAEMLSGRLKELLSSGQGYVQAQLGVDLGLKPELYPTWVVLSTAAAGLLLLLALSWAAVCGRALSGKKRGAPVTQAEPVKADVAVAAKPEEPKKRNKKKPAERAPQAAVTSCRVTKTQSNGKPVTVAQEEVKVTEVVPKQAPKIKTGKVVEVQAPVQVKKNKKKLKTEVKPVQHVSKNYSKEPEDGAWETKVSNREKKQQRRKDKGPEDSGSSGGVEVPKSHVTTTAATAPTNSKKHRGNHESLPPRTSGKVDTASGAGKVSSSWREEPSVNGVGWTDSSLKIQSQMGAMDGAKWRNVPSAPHYRGPAEPQRWTQEAQAWSGIDGRIKTELNPGSFSMGRLNTSDPISNSIEMQWASTPTIDDEWSGHNGQAAADSASDWSAPAEHWGNYEEPPVLVTAAAPLKEQPAPNKVSEDEKDAEDSSGGAAKSKKKRKKKKKADEEAASEAQVVSTAPLVNAAPKPQELPVMASKKPNPSISSAQKMSEQIVEPPKPSQKKKVRRET